The Chlamydia trachomatis A/HAR-13 nucleotide sequence CATTTAGGAACTGTAGCTTATGACGAGCGTTCCGAAGCGGCTCCTACAGGATATGGATCCTACCATGAAAAAAATTACTCTGAAGAGACGGCCAAAGCTATTGATAATGAACTTAAAACTCTATTGGATGCTGCATATCAAAGAGCTTTGGACATCATCAACAGTCATAAAGAAGAGTTAGAGCTTATGACACAGATGTTGATAGAATTCGAGACTTTGGATTCTAAAGATGTTAAAGAAATCATGGACCATTCTTGGGATGCTGATAAGAAACGGGCTCGTATGAAGGAAGAAGGCATGCTGTATAAGAAGATTTCTGAAGATCTTCCACCGCCGCCTCCTCAAGAAAATGTGCAAGATGGGACGAGTTTGAAGTTTAATACTAGCACATAACTTCCCTTCTGGAGGTAGAGCCCTTTTATTAGGGCTCTCTTTTTTTTGTGTGTGAGGAAAGCTAGCGTCTAACTAAATGTCTCTAAGTAAGGATGTTTGTAGGGGAAATAGCGATTTTCAGTGTTGAGAAGCTTAGTTACAAGACAATAAAAAAGGCTAAGAAAAACCTTTCTTAGCCTTGTTTCTCAACGAATCGCCTATAGAAGACTAATCTTCCAGCGTTGCCTTATGGCTCAGCTTCAACTGGCCTTTTTCGTTAATGCTAAGGAGTTTAACAGCAAGCTTGTCTCCTTCTTTGACAAAGTCAGAGATATTGTCTACTTTTTGTTTAGACAATTCAGAAATATGACAGAGCCCTTCTTTTCCTGGGAGGACTTCTACGAATACCCCAAATGTTGCGATAGATGTAACACGGCCATTATAAACTTTACCGACTTCAACTTCTCCAGTTAATCCTTCGATAAGTTCTTTAGCTTTGTTAATCGATTCTTGGGTGCTTGCAGCTATGTTAATGACGCCGTCATCATTGATGTCAACTTGCGCACCAGAACGCTCGATAATTTGACGGATTTGTTTTCCTCCGGGACCAATGACCGTTGCGATTTTTGAGGTATTGATCTGCATAGTTTCAATGCGCGGAGCATATTTAGAAACAGTTCCCTTAGGGGAGGCCAGAACCTGTGTCATAAGATTAAGGATATGACTACGCCCTTGTTTAGCTTGCGCTAGAGCTTGCTCCATAATCTTATGAGTGATTCCCTCTATCTTGATATCCATTTGGAAAGCTGTAATACCTTTAGCTGTTCCGGCTACTTTAAAGTCCATATCTCCTAGATGATCTTCTATACCGGAAATATCAGACAAGATGATGGCTTGATCTCGATCTAAGATTAAGCCCATAGCAATACCTGCCACGGGAGCTTTGATAGGAACTCCAGCATCCATGAGTGCAAGACAGCCTCCACATACGGATGCCATGGAGGAAGATCCATTAGACTCAGTAATATTAGATTCTAGGCGAATGATATAAGGGAATCGTGATGTCTCAGGAAGAACATGACTTAAAGCTTTCTCAGCTAATTTCCCATGTCCAATTTCACGTCTTCCTGGGGAACCAATTCTGCCAACTTCTCCTACGGAGAAAGGAGGGAAGAAATACTGTAGATAGAAGCGAGCGGCTCCATCTCCATTCAGATCTTCGAATCGCTGCGCCATATTTTCGCCTCCAAGCGTACATACGGCCATGCTTTGCGTCTCTCCGCGAGTAAATAAGCAACTTCCGTGTGTTCTTGGAAGAAAAGGAGTCTCTATGGAAATGGGGCGAATCTCTGTGGTGGTTCGTCCATCTACACGAATACCAAGATCTTGGATAAGAGCTCGCATTTGATTGGATTTTGCTGTCTTAAATGCAGCCTTAACGTTCAACAAAGAAAAATCACTGTTTTCTTCTTGAACCAAGTTAGCAATAACGGATTCCTCTAATTCTTTCGAGGCTTGCTCTAGAGCTTCTTTATCTCTAAAAGACAATGCTTTTTCGAATTTTTCTCTAATAAAATCTGAAACTACATTTTGTACGTCTTCTGGCATATCAAGAACGGCAGAGAAATTCTTTTGTTTGCCGGTAGCTTTCTGCCATGCTTCAATAGCATCGCATATTTTAGCTATATAGGTTTGCCCAAAAGCAATGGCTTCTAGAACTTGCTCTTCTGTTAAAAAGTCGCAATGTCCTTCAATCATTAAAACTGCAGAAGCTGTTCCTGCCATGACGAGATCCAGCTTGGAGGCACTTAACTCATCTCTGGTTGGGTTAATGACCCACTTTCCTCCGACGAGCCCAACGCGTACACCCGCAATGATACAATTTTGAGGAACCTCTGAGATAGCTAAAGCGGCAGAAGCTCCGCAAATAGCTAGAGGATCAGGTAAAGTTTTCCCGTCGTAAGACCAAACGTAGGACAAGACTTGAATATCTTGCATGAGTCTATTAGGAAACGACGGACGCAAAGAGCGATCTATTAGCCGAGAAACAAGAATTTCTCTCTCGGAAGGCCGTCCTTCACGTTTTAGAAATCCTCCAGAGGTTCTTCCTGCGGAGGAAAACTTCTCTTGATAGTCTACTCTGAAAGGCAGAAAATCGACAGCCTCTGACAAGGAGGCTGCACACGCTGAAGAAAAAACCCAAGTCTCGTTCATTTTAACGAGAATAGCCCCACTGGCCTGGCGAGCTATTTTCCCTGTCTCGAAAATTAATGTTTTATCTTTGTCTAACGCAACAGAAAAAGTCTCAAAAGCCATGGAGTTGTCCTAAAAACGAAATGGGGTACTATTTTCTCAAATTGAGGCGAGCAATTAAATTTTTATATCTTTCAGTATCAGTAGAATTTAAGTACTCTAGGAGCTTTCTTCTCTGCCCTACTAATTTTAGCAAAGCTAGACGAGAATTTTGATCTTTAGGAGATCTTTTAAGGTGCTCCTTGAGTTCCGTTATGTGCTCAGTCAGAATAGCAATCTGCACATCTGCCGAACCTGTGTCTTTTTCATGAAGTTGAAATTTTTTAGTAATTTCTTCTTTAGTGCCCTTATCCAAAGACATTCGATGTCTCCTTAAATACAAAAAATGCCGTAATGACCAATTATACCTAAGAGGTTTGTTAATGTACATCTTTTGCTAGAGTAAGAAGTTTTTTTTCTCTGTGCAGAGAAATATAAGATGTCGATTAGGTACTTTGTAGTATGTTATGAGGGGTTTTTGATTTAGAAAAAATCAAACTAATTCTTAATTCAAGAAAACCTTTTTTATCGGGTTATAGCTAATTTTATGTATATAGAAAAAGATTTATTTTTCATGAAGAAGGCTCTAGATGAGGCTAGGAAGGCATATGAACAAGATGAAGTCCCTGTTGGTTGTATCATCGTTCATGGAGATAAGATCATCGCTAGAGGACATAATAGTGTTGAGCAATTAAAAGATTCGACAGCACATGCTGAAATGATTTGTATTAGTGCAGCAGCAGAATATCTAGAGAATTGGAGATTGAAAGACACGATCCTCTACTGTACTTTAGAGCCCTGTCTCATGTGTGCTGGAGCGATTCAGTTAGCACGTATTCCTAGAATTGTTTGGGGGGCTCCTGATTTGCGTTTAGGAGCTGGAGGGAGTTGGTTAAATGTTTTTTTAGAAAAACATCCTTTCCATCAAGTAGAGTGTTGTTCTGGTGTTTGTTACCAAGAGTCTGAGCAGTTAATGAAAAACTTTTTTTTAGAGAAGAGAAAGGCTAAGGATGAAGGAAGAAATTCCCGCGCTACTTGATCATTTATATACGGAGTAGGAAAGACGATTAATGTCGCTAGGGACGACGATTGTTCCTGGATTGACGAAAGAGGATCTTTTACAGCCTATGGATTATGATGAACTTGAGGAGAACCCTTCTTTTAGATTTGAAGAAGGAGTTTTGAATGGAATAGGAGAGACTCGAGCCGCATTATATTCTTTTTTTTCTGATCTAGAAGACTCCTTTTGCGTGGAGTCTTCTAGCGATACGAGCCTCTGTAGGGATTAGGAATATTTTCTTTATAGCAAAAACATATTGCCAAAGTCATAGACAGTACCGAACCAAGTAGGATTGCATAGGCGCCGGACAGAATCAGAATTAGGAAGTAGAAATGGAGGAGTAGAACAAAGCTCCATTTTCTAGATAAAGAGATAGGGAAAAGAGGGAGTGTCAGTCTTTTTTCTGGATCTAGGAAAACGCGGACAATCAAAAGAGCGCAGATTAAACTTTCTGGTCCGAAGAAAGCTTGGGTGCTTCCAATTAACCATAGAAAGGCCCAAATGCTGATACCTGCAATACTGACTTGGGTAGTGAGTAAAAACACAAAGCTACCTGTTCCGAGTTTCTGAATAATTACATCTGTTGCTTTATAAAAGAGGATGAAATCCAAAACATTCCGCATGAGTAGGCGTTGCGTGATCTCAAGGCTGCGAAGATCCCCCAGCTTTAAGGTATCTGCTGTTACGAGAGGATAGGTGAGCCATTGCCAAAAATAATGTTGATGAATTCCTTTTACAGAGAGAGCGAGCCATTCTATAGGCCCACGCACTTGAAAAAAATATTGTAAGAAAAATGCGATGAAAGGAGCGGAGCAAGAAGTTACTAGTACTAGAAGGGGAAGCTGTTTTAGGGCTTTCCCCAAAAAGGGAGTTTGTTTGTACTTATCGGGGAAGATAACTCTCATGAAGGAGAGGCCTTTTTACAAAAGTGTTGATGATTGGCTCTATTATCTAGGCTCTGTTTTTGGCTGTCAACCTTCCTTTTGTCTCGCAAAGTTTGTTATTTGGGTGCATAGGAAAACCTGTGCACCCCAAGATATTAGTCCGAAGGAGACGTTGTAAGGTTTGCTTTAATCGTTAGATCGATGAGAGAGGTAAGGAGCGCGGAAACTGCTTGAAGAATTTTCATAGATTCTGTGGATGTGGCGTTCACCGATTTTTGGTTAGCTTGAGCACGTTGTTGAGCTGCGGACAGTTCCTGTTGGATAAGTTCTCTATTTGCTGTAATCTGTTGGTTCGATGTTTGAAAAGCCTGAATAGTGCTGTGATTCGTGTATTCGTCGTCAGAGCCATTTTTTTTGATTAGGTCAGGAACATATAACAAGGAGATGTTGATTAGTTCTTTGGTTTTTCTTTGTTGTTCCAGCGTATTTTCTTGTAAGACAGCCATAATAGCATGGCTGTAATCTGTCGTTGCGACGGAGAGTTTCAGCATGACTGTAATGCAGAAATACATAGCAGACTTTTTGTTAATCTCTATGGATGCAGGCTCTATTAGAGTAGAGTCTGGTATGACAGTATTTTTTTCAGGAAGAGTGGGGATGATTGCACTACTCATTGGATACCCTCTTTTTTAGATATTCGCGATCAAGCTAACGATTTGTGAGAACGTTTGAATGAGCGCCTGACCGACTTGTAGGGACTGTTGAATAATATTATTATTCGTGTTCAAATTACTGGAAATCACTTGAGAAGCATTTCCAAGACCAGATATTTGGTTTTGAATCGCTTGTCTAGATGCTCCGACTGCTTGGTTAACCGATTGTACGTTTTGTAAATAAGAGGAGTTTTGAGAGTTTACTTGGTTTTTTGGAATGGTAGTGTATTGGTATAGCGCTTCTTCATTGTTCAGGAATGTTTGCGCGGCAGCATTAGCTTGCAATTGCTCTGCAACTAGAGACAAGTTATTTTGCGCGACGAGAACAGACTGGTAAATGTAGTAAACAGTAACGATGAGAGGGTTAGAATCCTTAGCAAATCGTGTTATAATCTCATCAGCCGTTGCAGAGTTTGTTGTTCCTGTAACCAGAGGTGTTTCAGGTAGCTGTAATACAGCATGCATTGGTTCTTTATGCCACATAATTCTGCCTCGAATTAGTTTCTTGGGTTAAGACAGGGGTTTATTTAATTGGTTAACTGTGCTTCCCACGGAGTTCAATGTTTTGATGAAGGAGGAGTTCTGTTGAGCGATTTGCTGCATAATGTTGATGTTTGTAGATGCGTGAGAGAGGATAATCTGTCCATTTTGTCGGGCAGTTACTAATTGGTCTTGGATATTTGAGCGTTGTGCAGAATAGTTTTGGTTCTGGTTTTGTACTCGTGTGATTTCGTCTTCTTTAGCTCCAGAGCCAACGACAGCGTATTTGATTTGATTCGTTTCTTGGTTTAATTGCTGTTGGATATTAGTATTGTCGTTTAGCTGCTTAGATTGCGTGAGAATCGTCTCTTGACGTATTTCTACAGCTTCTAAAAGAAGAGAGTAAATGCTGAACAAGAGTTCTGCTATTGGAGGCGTTCCCAAAGGCTCTAAAGGAGGTAGCGAGGAGACGTATTGTGTGTCTCCTACCTGTGAGGTTGCTGCTGACATATTCTAAAAAATTTTTTTGGTTTTTTTATTTTTTATTTTACCAGCAATTTCTCTCTTTAATAAAAATAATAATTTGTTTTAAAAATAAGCCGCTTATTTAAGCCTCTTTCTTTTAAGTGCTAACAGCCTTGAGAGAGGGGTGTAGGCTTTTCTTCTGTTCAAATCGGATATTTGGACAGCCCGCGATTCTTCCCTAAAAAGGATTTTGGAAGGAATTAGCGGAGGAAGGTTACATATTATTAATCAAGTGTTTAAGGTTTTTCGCAGAAGGCTGCGAGAAATGTTTAAATGAAACCTGTTTTCCAATGAGGGGGCTGTGTGGCAGAAACTCAAGACTGCGAGCGATTGGATTTTTTAAATGGTGATGATATTAGTGCTTATGTAGTGCTAACTTGTGGGCAACCCTCGGCTGAAGGGAAAATGAATGTCGAGATGGTGTATGAAGGGGATCGAGAATTGGTTAGCTTTTTGTTAACCAAAGCGTTAGCTTCTTTGGAGCAGCCCTAAACAAAAAAGAGGGTTCTAATGGGATTCGGAACTGTGAGAGGGAAAGGAAAAGCTGTGAAGTCCTTCTTCCTAAGGCCTCTACAGAATCTTGAAGTAGGGCTCTTTTCATTACCTATAGTGTTATTGTTGGGGGAGATTGGGTGTGTATCTTCAATCTCTTCCGTTTCTTTAGTAGCTGTTTTAAGTATTGTAGGCGTTTTCGTTGCTCTAGTTTCCTTCTTCCGTAGTTGGGGCTATGGGCTCTCTGTTGTAGGGGCTATATTTTTCGGGGTGGCTCTTTGTAACAATTTCCCTGTGTCTGTTTTTTGGGGAGGATTGTTAACTGTCTCTTTTATTATTTCTTATGGGATTCTTCTGCTGAGTGTGTCTTTGGTTGAAGGACATATTAAGGAGAAGGCTGTATCTTTATCAGAGCTGACGGCATCGCACAATTCCCTTCAAGACTCCTATAACCGCGAAGTGCAAGAACGAAAAGAAAAGGAGCTTCTTGCCCAGAGTAAGATAACTTCTTTAGAACAAGAGCTTTCTGTTTCGCATGAGCAACTCCAAGAGGTTTCCAGGAAATATACGCATGCAAGTGAAGATTTACAGATTCTTATTGATCAGAGGGATAGCTGGTTAAAAGATTACATGACTCTCCATCAAGAGTATGTGCGTGTAGTTGCTGGAGATGAAGAGAATGTCATTTTCCCTTGGAAAGTCTTTCAGGGTAATTCTGAAAAGGATTCTGGTTATCAGCAGCGGGTTCAGGATGCTGAACATAAGATCGCTCATTTAGAGAAGCTCTGTGAAGAGGAAAATAGCGGGAAGCGCTATGCTGAGGAGTGCTTGGATAAGGCCTTAGCAGATTTATTAGAGTCTACTCGGCTTAGGGAAATTCTAGAGAAAGAGATCTTCCAAAAGGATGAGGAGATCGCATCTTTGAAACAAGAGATTGCAGCGGAAAAGCTTTTGAGTTCTTCGGTCAGTGATGACAGAGCGGCTTATAAGGGTAAGTACCTGCAATTAAGGGAGCAGTTCACTGTTAAGGATTCCTTTCTGAAAAAAGCTAGACGCGAACGCTTCTTAGCTCAAGAGCAACTTTTAGTTTTGAAGCGAGCTAAAGAAGAAGAAGCCTCGAATTTGTCTACAACGGATAGTTTTTCTATTATTCAAAATCTTTTGCTACAAATTGAGGCACTAGAAGAAGAAGTTACTTATCTAGAAGAGTTAGTACTTCACAACCAGAATCGGTAATCAGAATAGCATGTTCCCATTGTGCACTAGGCTGGTGGTCACATGTTCGTGCCTCCCAATGGTTTATTGGGTCAATAAACCCTTCTTTCTTTCCGACATTGATCATAGGCTCGATAGTGAAGATCATTCCAGGTGCTAGAGGGATTTTACAAGAGTTTCTATGGTGTGCCACAAAAGGATTTTCATGAAACTTGACTCCCACTCCGTGTCCAACAAACTGGTCAACAACAGAGAAGCCATATTTAGCTGCACAATTTTCAATCACTTCGCCAATTTCATACAGAGGAAGGTTAGGTTCGAGAATAGAGATAGCAGCATTAAGAGCTTCTAGAGAAGCTTCACAGACTTTTCTTTTGATCTCAGAGACTTCTCCAATCATCACCATTCGGCTGCAATCTCCATAGAATCCATCGACAATGCAGGAAACATCAATGTTCATAATGTCCCCATTTTGTAACGGGATATCATTGGGGATGCCGTGGCAAATGACTTCATTTAGTGATGTACAGATTGTTTTTGGAAAAGGCGGATGGCCATAATTAAGAGGAGCTGGAATGGCATTATGGCGTTTATGTAACTCTCGAGAGAGAAGATCTAGTTCGTTTGTAGTTACCCCTTCCTTAGCAGCTTCGCATAAAGCATCGAGAATATGAGCTGTAACTTGGCAAGCTTTACGAATCTTTTCTATCTGTTCTGGCGTTTTGATAATGATATCATAACGAGAGGCGTAAAGTTGTCGTAAATTATCAAGGGGACGTTCTGGTTTAGTTGGGTAATGGCAGTGTTTCCATTTTTTGTTACTGCCGCACCAGCAAGGATCGTTTCTTTTCATAAAAGGAACCCAAAGAGTGATTTCTGATTTCCCTATCTCTTGACATAGAGAAAAGCTTTAAGGTGTAACACAATACCCTATATTGAAAGCCGTAGAAAGAGCTTTTAACATAAGATTACCTGCCATCAAAGCCAAACTAATACCAAATAATCGTTCCAAAGCTAACAGTCCCATTTGGCCAAATAAGCGATTGATAGAGCTAGAAAGGAGAAGCGTGATCAGAGAGAATAGCCAAGCAAGCACAATAGCTCCCAGAACGATCTCTTTTGGGAAAATACCTTCCTCCATATGGCCTAAAGTCGATGTAATCATTGCTGGGCCTGTGATCACAGGAAAAGCTAAGGGGAAGAAAATGGGTTCGTCTTTATCTCTCTCTAAAGTTTCTGTTTGGGGAGGAAGTGCCTTCATCATATCAATGGCTATGGAGCCAAGCAGTAGGCTTCCTGTAAATTGAAAGGCAGGTAAAATGATCCCTAGTAAGCGGAAAAAGCCTCGACCAAAAGTAACGAATAGTAGCAGCAAGAGCAGTGCGAAAATAGATTCTCGTAAAATGATACGTTGCTGTTTTTTGAAAGAGAAATTTTTTAATAATGCAATAAAAACGGGAAGAGAGCCCAAAGCATTGAAAAGAGCATAAAAAAGTAAAGTAAGACGAAATAGTGAATGTAGCATAAATTACACGAGCTTTCTTATAGGAAAGTTTGTTGTAGGCCAGATACCAGAAGTTGAGCGCCTACAATCACGACAGCTAGACCTAGGATGGTTTGTGTTGCGATGATCGTTTGCGAGCCAGCCTTATTCGTTGTTTGAAGAACAATTGTGGTTATTGTCATCATCAGCCAGGATAGACACAGCAACGTGCAAACAATGGAAAAAGGAAGTTGCTGCATAGCTAAGGGGGCGCAGGCACATAGCCATGAAGGCCCGATCATGAGAGGAAGGGCTATGGGAGCTACTTTAGGTGACTGGGATAACGAAGGAATTTTACTCCAAAGGGATGCTTGAGTATTCCGAAGAATAGCCCGCATTCCTGTGAACATAACCCCACACCCTCCGACAACAGTAGCTGCGCATGCTGGTGTTTGCAAAGAGTAAAGTAGCCCTGATAATAGAGGATAAAGAACAAAAGACCCGAGAAGAGCAAAAAGACTTTCCCTCAAGAGAAGCAGCGCTTTGCTTCTTTTAGATAAATTACCTAGGATTGTACTAAGAACCTCGACATTAGTCGTAGAGTCTGCTGCTAAAAATAAAATACAGCTTTGAGACAGCAAAAAAAATGACCAGTCCATGAGACGTTTGTAAAGAGGTTGGTGGTTATATCTTGAAAGAAGGGATCTTTCAGTCCTTTGTAACTGAGGGATCCCCGAAATCGTCACACAGAAGTGTAGTTCAAATTGAGATTTAGTGAAACCTAATAATCAACGAGAAAGAGTAACATTTTTTTTGACTAACGAACTCGTAGTGTTGAAACAAAGAGGTTGAGTTAGGAAGAAGCTATTGTCTCAGATACATCACTAATCAAGGTTTCAATAGAAAAAGTATCGATGGAAGTTCGCAGATCAGGGCAAGTTGTAGACAATGTTACGAGTAGAGATTCTAGCAATTCTCGTGATAAAGGTTCCTGAGTTTTGGCCAACAAAGGAAGGGTAACTTCCCATTGAGCCCGCTCATCGGATAACACTTTAGGAGAGTCTTTAGTTGCTTCTACGTAGATAGCGAAAGCCTCTTGGGGATATTCACGACAGAAATCCAGACTGCGAGATAAAGCTTTTTGCAAGCTTTGGAGTGTTTGAGGTGTCATCGCTGGAGACCCTTTTTTCCCGCAAATAAGGAGCTGCGGGCCTGTAGGGGATCCATAAGTGTCAGAAAGAAAACAACCGGTAGGGGTTCCCTTTAAGGCGATAGTGACGCCCTCAACATTGTAAAAACCTCCATACAAGAAATCAACTTGATAAGTGAGCATAGGAGAAATCATATCTGCGCTGACGTTTTTGATTTCTGAAGGAACCACATGATGCTTGCGTAAAGCCTCTAGCAGATTAGGCAGGTTCTTGGAGTCATTGAGGCAAAAGCCTAGTACGCGTCCGTTAAGATCTTCAAGTTTTTCAATGCCTTCATTTTTTCTATAGATCAGACCTTGCAAGGAGCTGTCGATAAGTCTGCCTGCTACTTGAACAGGAGCTCCTCGAACTGCAGTTTTCAATACCCCTAAGCTGTGGTAAAGCGTGTAATCTACTTTCTCAAGAAGCAGATGAGGAATAGAAGAACAAGTATCCGTATTTTTTTGTAAGGTTAAGGAAATCCCTTCATCTACAAAAAATCCTTTTTCTACACCTACATAGAGGGGAATGTGATTAGGATTCGGAGTCCAATCCAAGAGTAGAGTAAAGGATTTAGTAGGGACGGGAGCGGCTAATTTTGGATCGTCTTTTAAGTAGAAAAGACAGGGCAATACAGTAATTGGAATTAGAGCAAAGACCCATTTTTTCCCAAAAGATCTTTTGGAAGTTTTTTCCATTCTAAAGAAAAAAAAGGTGCTGCGCTCAAGAAGTAAAACGCTATAAAACAGACTTAGAGTCAGCATGGTTAGGACAAATAAACCCGCTAGAGCCATTGCCATGTCATAGTTTCTGCGGCTTTCCAGAATAAGAATACCTAGACCAGATTGTGTTGCAACCCATTCTCCAGCAATGGTCGCAAATCCTGCGGCACTCATAGCAATTTTAAGCCCAGAGAAAATATGTGGCAGACCGTTAGGAATTCTTAATTTAAAGAGTTTCTGCCAAGTAGTTGCTTGGTAAAGCGTAAATTGTTCTAAGAGTTCCTCAGGAGAATTTTTAATTCCCTGATGAATGGTCAGAGCTAAAGGGAAAAAGATGCTAAGAGCTGTTGGGATGATTACTGCTCTTGTCCCCCAACCAAACCAAAGAACGATTAAAGGGGTTAGAGTGAACATAGGAAGGCATTGCACCAGAACACACAAGGGGTGCAACAAGCCTTGAGTAGCAGGAAATAGAAGCATGGTAGCAGAAAAGAGGATAGCAAGTAGTAATGCTAAAAAGAATCCTCCTAAAATGCCTTGGGCTGTATAGCAAGAATGCTGGAATAGTACCGGGAAAGAATGGATCCCTGTCGTAAGTACCTTCGATGGAGGAGGGCATATAAAGCCAAAACTCGGATAGTTTTGAGCACAAAACTCCCAGAGTCCAATCAAGGGAAGGATGATGAGTAAATAGCTAATAAATTTTTTCATAAAAATAGAAAAAACGACTTCATGAAGGAAGAATCATAGGGGAAGAGAGCATATGCGGCAAGAGAATGATAGCTTAGGAATTGTGTTGGTTCCCGAAGACAAACTATTTGGAGCTCAGACGGGACGTTCGCAAGAGTTTTTCTCTTATGGTAAAGAATCCATGCCTCTTGAGATTATCCATGCATTAGTAAAAATTAAAAAATGTGCTGCTAAGGCGAACGGAGACTTGGGGTGCTTAGATACTAAACGCAGGGATATGATTGTTGCTGCTACAGATGAAATTCTCTCCGGAGAATTTGATGAACACTTCCCTTTAAAGGTTTGGCAGACAGGAAGCGGCACTCAAAGCAATATGAATGTCAATGAGG carries:
- a CDS encoding DUF720 domain-containing protein; protein product: MSAATSQVGDTQYVSSLPPLEPLGTPPIAELLFSIYSLLLEAVEIRQETILTQSKQLNDNTNIQQQLNQETNQIKYAVVGSGAKEDEITRVQNQNQNYSAQRSNIQDQLVTARQNGQIILSHASTNINIMQQIAQQNSSFIKTLNSVGSTVNQLNKPLS
- a CDS encoding CT847 family type III secretion system effector; its protein translation is MSSAIIPTLPEKNTVIPDSTLIEPASIEINKKSAMYFCITVMLKLSVATTDYSHAIMAVLQENTLEQQRKTKELINISLLYVPDLIKKNGSDDEYTNHSTIQAFQTSNQQITANRELIQQELSAAQQRAQANQKSVNATSTESMKILQAVSALLTSLIDLTIKANLTTSPSD
- a CDS encoding MarC family protein: MLHSLFRLTLLFYALFNALGSLPVFIALLKNFSFKKQQRIILRESIFALLLLLLFVTFGRGFFRLLGIILPAFQFTGSLLLGSIAIDMMKALPPQTETLERDKDEPIFFPLAFPVITGPAMITSTLGHMEEGIFPKEIVLGAIVLAWLFSLITLLLSSSINRLFGQMGLLALERLFGISLALMAGNLMLKALSTAFNIGYCVTP
- a CDS encoding DUF720 domain-containing protein; protein product: MWHKEPMHAVLQLPETPLVTGTTNSATADEIITRFAKDSNPLIVTVYYIYQSVLVAQNNLSLVAEQLQANAAAQTFLNNEEALYQYTTIPKNQVNSQNSSYLQNVQSVNQAVGASRQAIQNQISGLGNASQVISSNLNTNNNIIQQSLQVGQALIQTFSQIVSLIANI
- a CDS encoding ABC transporter permease/substrate-binding protein: MKKFISYLLIILPLIGLWEFCAQNYPSFGFICPPPSKVLTTGIHSFPVLFQHSCYTAQGILGGFFLALLLAILFSATMLLFPATQGLLHPLCVLVQCLPMFTLTPLIVLWFGWGTRAVIIPTALSIFFPLALTIHQGIKNSPEELLEQFTLYQATTWQKLFKLRIPNGLPHIFSGLKIAMSAAGFATIAGEWVATQSGLGILILESRRNYDMAMALAGLFVLTMLTLSLFYSVLLLERSTFFFFRMEKTSKRSFGKKWVFALIPITVLPCLFYLKDDPKLAAPVPTKSFTLLLDWTPNPNHIPLYVGVEKGFFVDEGISLTLQKNTDTCSSIPHLLLEKVDYTLYHSLGVLKTAVRGAPVQVAGRLIDSSLQGLIYRKNEGIEKLEDLNGRVLGFCLNDSKNLPNLLEALRKHHVVPSEIKNVSADMISPMLTYQVDFLYGGFYNVEGVTIALKGTPTGCFLSDTYGSPTGPQLLICGKKGSPAMTPQTLQSLQKALSRSLDFCREYPQEAFAIYVEATKDSPKVLSDERAQWEVTLPLLAKTQEPLSRELLESLLVTLSTTCPDLRTSIDTFSIETLISDVSETIASS
- the pnp gene encoding polyribonucleotide nucleotidyltransferase gives rise to the protein MAFETFSVALDKDKTLIFETGKIARQASGAILVKMNETWVFSSACAASLSEAVDFLPFRVDYQEKFSSAGRTSGGFLKREGRPSEREILVSRLIDRSLRPSFPNRLMQDIQVLSYVWSYDGKTLPDPLAICGASAALAISEVPQNCIIAGVRVGLVGGKWVINPTRDELSASKLDLVMAGTASAVLMIEGHCDFLTEEQVLEAIAFGQTYIAKICDAIEAWQKATGKQKNFSAVLDMPEDVQNVVSDFIREKFEKALSFRDKEALEQASKELEESVIANLVQEENSDFSLLNVKAAFKTAKSNQMRALIQDLGIRVDGRTTTEIRPISIETPFLPRTHGSCLFTRGETQSMAVCTLGGENMAQRFEDLNGDGAARFYLQYFFPPFSVGEVGRIGSPGRREIGHGKLAEKALSHVLPETSRFPYIIRLESNITESNGSSSMASVCGGCLALMDAGVPIKAPVAGIAMGLILDRDQAIILSDISGIEDHLGDMDFKVAGTAKGITAFQMDIKIEGITHKIMEQALAQAKQGRSHILNLMTQVLASPKGTVSKYAPRIETMQINTSKIATVIGPGGKQIRQIIERSGAQVDINDDGVINIAASTQESINKAKELIEGLTGEVEVGKVYNGRVTSIATFGVFVEVLPGKEGLCHISELSKQKVDNISDFVKEGDKLAVKLLSINEKGQLKLSHKATLED
- a CDS encoding nucleoside deaminase, with protein sequence MYIEKDLFFMKKALDEARKAYEQDEVPVGCIIVHGDKIIARGHNSVEQLKDSTAHAEMICISAAAEYLENWRLKDTILYCTLEPCLMCAGAIQLARIPRIVWGAPDLRLGAGGSWLNVFLEKHPFHQVECCSGVCYQESEQLMKNFFLEKRKAKDEGRNSRAT
- a CDS encoding MarC family protein, with amino-acid sequence MDWSFFLLSQSCILFLAADSTTNVEVLSTILGNLSKRSKALLLLRESLFALLGSFVLYPLLSGLLYSLQTPACAATVVGGCGVMFTGMRAILRNTQASLWSKIPSLSQSPKVAPIALPLMIGPSWLCACAPLAMQQLPFSIVCTLLCLSWLMMTITTIVLQTTNKAGSQTIIATQTILGLAVVIVGAQLLVSGLQQTFL
- a CDS encoding methionyl aminopeptidase gives rise to the protein MKRNDPCWCGSNKKWKHCHYPTKPERPLDNLRQLYASRYDIIIKTPEQIEKIRKACQVTAHILDALCEAAKEGVTTNELDLLSRELHKRHNAIPAPLNYGHPPFPKTICTSLNEVICHGIPNDIPLQNGDIMNIDVSCIVDGFYGDCSRMVMIGEVSEIKRKVCEASLEALNAAISILEPNLPLYEIGEVIENCAAKYGFSVVDQFVGHGVGVKFHENPFVAHHRNSCKIPLAPGMIFTIEPMINVGKKEGFIDPINHWEARTCDHQPSAQWEHAILITDSGCEVLTLLDK
- the rpsO gene encoding 30S ribosomal protein S15, whose protein sequence is MSLDKGTKEEITKKFQLHEKDTGSADVQIAILTEHITELKEHLKRSPKDQNSRLALLKLVGQRRKLLEYLNSTDTERYKNLIARLNLRK